The Desmodus rotundus isolate HL8 chromosome 3, HLdesRot8A.1, whole genome shotgun sequence genome includes a region encoding these proteins:
- the GCAT gene encoding 2-amino-3-ketobutyrate coenzyme A ligase, mitochondrial — translation MWAGSVLRTALCRAPGSRRAHSALAQLRGILEEELEGIRGAGTWKSERVITSRQGPRIHVDGVSGGILNFCANNYLGLSSHPEVVQAGLQALEEFGAGLSSVRFICGTQSIHKDLEAKIARFHQREDAILYPSCFDANAGLFEALLTPEDAVLSDELNHASIIDGIRLCKAHKYRYRHLDMADLEAKLQEAQKHRLRLVATDGAFSMDGDIAPLQEICHLASRYGALVFVDECHATGFLGATGRGTDELLGVMDQVTIINSTLGKALGGASGGYTTGPGPLVSLLRQRARPYLFSNSLPPAVVGCASKALDLLMESNSIVQSMAAKTQRFRSKMEAAGFTISGASHPICPVMLGDARLASGMADDMLKRGIFVIGFSYPVVPKGKARIRVQISAVHSEEDIDRCVEAFVEVGRLHGALP, via the exons ATGTGGGCCGGCTCCGTTCTCCGCACCGCGCTCTGCCGGGCCCCCGGCAGCCGCCGCGCGCACTCGGCGCTGGCTCAGCTGCGTGGCATATTAGAGGAGGAGCTGGAAGGGATCCGCGGGGCTGGCACCTGGAAGAGCGAGCGGGTCATCACGTCGCGTCAGGGGCCGCGCATCCACGTTGACGGCGTCTCCGGAG GAATCCTTAACTTCTGTGCCAACAACTACCTGGGCCTGAGCAGCCACCCTGAGGTCGTCCAGGCAGGTCTGCAGGCCCTGGAGGAGTTTGGAGCTGGCCTTAGCTCTGTTCGCTTCATCTGTGGGACCCAG AGCATCCACAAGGATCTAGAAGCAAAGATAGCCCGCTTCCACCAGCGGGAGGATGCCATCCTTTATCCCAGCTGTTTTGATGCCAACGCTGGCCTCTTTGAG GCCCTGCTGACCCCAGAGGACGCAGTTCTGTCAGATGAGCTGAACCATGCCTCCATCATCGATGGCATCCGTCTTTGCAAGGCTCACAAGTACCGCTACCGCCACCTGGACATGGCCGATCTAGAGGCCAAGCTGCAGGAGGCCCAG AAGCATCGGCTGCGCCTGGTGGCCACTGACGGGGCCTTTTCCATGGATGGCGACATTGCACCCCTGCAGGAGATCTGCCACCTCGCATCTCGATATGGTGCCCTGGTCTTTGTGGACGAATGTCATGCTACTGGCTTCCTAGGGGCCACAGGACG GGGCACGGATGAGCTGCTGGGCGTGATGGACCAGGTCACCATCATCAACTCCACACTGGGGAAGGCGCTGGGCGGAGCGTCAG gGGGCTACACAACGGGGCCTGGGCCCCTGGTGTCCCTGCTGCGGCAGCGTGCCCGACCCTACCTCTTCTCCAATAGCCTGCCACCTGCCGTTGTTGGCTGTGCCTCCAAGGCCCTGGACCTGCTCATGGAGAGCAACTCCATCGTTCAGTCTATGGCAGCCAAGACCCAGCG GTTCCGCAGTAAGATGGAGGCTGCCGGCTTCACCATCTCGGGAGCCAGTCACCCCATCTGCCCCGTGATGCTGGGTGATGCCCGGCTGGCCTCTGGCATGGCAGATGACATGCTAAAGAGAG GCATCTTCGTCATCGGGTTCAGCTACCCTGTGGTCCCCAAGGGCAAGGCCCGGATCCGGGTACAGATCTCAGCAGTGCACAGTGAGGAGGACATCGACCGCTGCGTGGAGGCCTTCGTGGAAGTGGGGCGGCTGCATGGGGCATTGCCCTGA
- the H1-0 gene encoding histone H1.0, which yields MTENSTSTPAAKPKRAKASKKSTDHPKYSDMIVAAIQAEKNRAGSSRQSIQKYIKSHYKVGENADSQIKLSIKRLVTTGVLKQTKGVGASGSFRLAKSDEPKRSVAFKKTKKEVKKVATPKKAAKPKKAASKAPSKKPKATPVKKAKKKPAATPKKTKKPKTVKAKPVKASKPKKAKPVKPKAKSSAKRANKKK from the coding sequence ATGACCGAAAACTCCACGTCTACTCCTGCAGCCAAGCCCAAGCGGGCCAAGGCTTCCAAGAAGTCCACAGACCACCCCAAGTACTCAGACATGATCGTGGCTGCCATCCAGGCGGAGAAGAACCGCGCTGGTTCCTCGCGCCAGTCCATCCAGAAGTACATCAAGAGCCACTACAAGGTGGGCGAGAACGCCGACTCGCAGATCAAGTTGTCCATCAAGCGCCTAGTTACCACCGGGGTCCTCAAGCAGACCAAAGGAGTGGGTGCTTCGGGGTCCTTCCGGCTGGCCAAGAGCGATGAGCCTAAAAGGTCAGTGGCCTTCAAAAAGACGAAGAAGGAAGTCAAGAAGGTGGCCACGCCAAAGAAGGCAGCCAAGCCCAAGAAGGCAGCCTCCAAAGCCCCCAGCAAGAAGCCCAAAGCCACCCCAGTCAAGAAGGCCAAGAAGAAGCCGGCTGCCACGcccaagaaaaccaaaaaacccaagaCTGTCAAAGCCAAGCCAGTCAAGGCATCCAAGCCTAAGAAGGCCAAACCAGTGAAACCCAAAGCCAAGTCCAGTGCCAAGAGGGCCAACAAGAAGAAGTGA